One window of the Chitinophaga niabensis genome contains the following:
- a CDS encoding DUF7594 domain-containing protein yields the protein MIKTDVLNKFRHVVIPLLLLLLLAGMQSYAQTLPANFQRVLVTGGLTGPTTFAQLPDGRILIGQQNGQLRVFKNNALLATPAVSLSVNTSGERGLIGIAVDPAFSTNNYIYLYYTSSSGPHNRVSRFTMSGDLATAETAILDMPTLSAIYHNGGGLAFDNTGKLLIAVGDNKVGGNSSNLDSYMGKVLRINTDGTVPSGNPFSGGAQRSRVWAYGLRNPFTLNVDPVSGKIYVNDVGEATWEEVNDASVGGRNFGWPSKEGICSSGCTGLTNPIYYYATNRNDPPATGQGCAINGGAFLNGSISNWPATYHGKYFFLDYCGEWIDYINPSSPATRNAFGTGLSDGLTTLKQGIDGNLYFIRRGNNSLYKIIYSGNAAPVITTQPQSISVPQGQTATFSVTATGNPTPTYQWRKGTTNISGATASSYSISNVQSTHAGTYNVVVTNSAGSVTSNNATLTVTAPNAFPVATITSPANGSSFRGGDQISFTGTGTDAEDGNLPASAYTWWVDFHHANHTHPGPELADGVTGGSFPISAEGHTETDIWYRLYLEVTDSQGEKDTTYIEIFPVTADVTLQTVPAGLQLTLNEIPFTTPATQESLSGMVRPLAAPSPQTLNGTTYIFDYWEHGGARQQNITVTDADVTYTAHFKVAPAPVNLTPLHDAYVRDGSNAAITHGTTDSTLLITKLSPSGQLNNARESYLQFDLSSISSPLASVVLKVYGKVDLTTVPSVGVGAYSVANTTWTENTLTWNNKPATSASPLATVTVINTAYAYYNFDVTAYVQAEKAAGRNKVSFALKSQVAHDPRIFWNSSEFGSNPPLLSVITDAGGNISPAVSLTAPTNGASFTAPANITLTATATDSDGTVTKVEFFNGASKLGEDLDAPYSFAWNNVPAGTYSLTAKATDNAGGIGTSSPAVNITVTGAPSCDPVTASGDDGNVAANVLDNNLATRWSANGDGQWIAFCLGSVQTVTGVQIAFYNGNVRSSNFDIQVSSNGTSWNTVAAGLSSSGTSLNLETFTIPSQSTQYVRILGHGNSVNLWNSYTEVKITTSTGSTETTLAPIHDAYARNGTSATITHGTTDPNALVVKLNSNPAAGNDRQAFLTFNTSSITSTVTNVKIRLYGGLSDNRSSNTPLTASAVATTSWTESALTWNNKPAIGSTLATTTIPDSIPRYYTWDVTSYVLAEKAAGRHTVSFAITATTATTPILSFNSKEAGSNAPQLVVTHNTSLAKQAVTAPAKSNVDLETALQGLPNPFGDNLTVTYTLKTAGRVQLSLIDLSGRQAAVLTDAVQAAGTHRVNHRTGHLPSGMYILKLSHHGKVITQKLVKE from the coding sequence ATGATCAAAACTGATGTACTCAACAAATTCAGGCATGTGGTAATTCCCCTGCTGCTGCTCTTGTTACTTGCCGGCATGCAATCGTATGCACAGACTTTACCGGCTAATTTCCAGCGGGTATTGGTAACAGGCGGCCTTACCGGCCCTACTACTTTTGCCCAGCTGCCGGATGGCAGGATCCTTATTGGCCAGCAGAACGGCCAGCTAAGGGTATTCAAGAACAATGCCCTCCTGGCCACCCCTGCGGTGAGCCTTTCTGTGAACACCAGCGGAGAGCGCGGATTAATAGGCATTGCCGTTGACCCCGCCTTCAGCACGAACAATTACATTTACCTGTACTACACCTCGTCCTCCGGCCCGCATAACCGTGTAAGCCGCTTCACCATGTCCGGCGATCTGGCCACTGCAGAAACCGCTATCCTTGACATGCCCACCCTCAGCGCCATTTATCACAACGGTGGCGGCCTTGCCTTTGATAATACCGGCAAACTGCTCATAGCAGTCGGGGATAATAAGGTAGGGGGTAATTCATCCAACCTGGACAGTTACATGGGTAAAGTATTGCGCATCAATACAGATGGCACGGTGCCCAGCGGCAACCCCTTCAGTGGCGGCGCACAACGCAGCCGTGTATGGGCCTATGGTTTGCGGAATCCCTTCACACTGAATGTGGACCCTGTAAGCGGAAAGATCTATGTAAACGATGTAGGTGAAGCTACCTGGGAAGAAGTGAATGATGCTTCCGTAGGTGGCCGCAATTTTGGCTGGCCCTCTAAAGAAGGGATCTGCTCCAGCGGCTGTACAGGCCTTACCAATCCCATTTACTACTATGCCACCAACCGGAACGATCCACCCGCAACCGGCCAGGGATGTGCCATCAATGGTGGTGCCTTCTTAAACGGATCTATCAGCAACTGGCCGGCCACTTACCATGGAAAATATTTCTTCCTGGATTACTGCGGTGAATGGATTGATTATATCAACCCCTCCTCTCCCGCTACCCGCAATGCTTTCGGCACAGGTCTGAGTGATGGCCTCACTACCCTGAAACAAGGTATAGATGGCAATCTCTACTTCATCAGAAGAGGTAACAACTCTTTGTACAAAATTATTTACAGCGGCAATGCAGCACCGGTGATCACTACACAACCGCAAAGCATTTCCGTACCACAGGGGCAAACGGCTACGTTCTCTGTTACAGCTACCGGTAACCCAACACCCACTTACCAATGGCGCAAAGGCACCACTAATATCTCCGGTGCCACTGCTTCCAGTTATTCGATCAGCAATGTGCAATCCACACATGCGGGCACTTACAATGTAGTGGTAACCAACAGCGCAGGCAGTGTAACCAGCAATAATGCCACCTTAACGGTTACTGCACCCAATGCCTTCCCTGTAGCTACGATCACCAGTCCTGCCAATGGATCTTCTTTCCGTGGCGGCGATCAGATCAGCTTTACCGGCACGGGCACGGATGCAGAAGACGGCAACTTACCGGCCAGCGCTTACACCTGGTGGGTAGATTTCCATCACGCCAATCACACGCATCCCGGCCCTGAATTAGCAGATGGCGTTACCGGCGGCAGCTTCCCCATTTCTGCGGAAGGCCATACGGAAACGGATATATGGTATCGCCTTTATTTAGAAGTAACGGATTCACAGGGAGAGAAAGACACTACTTACATAGAGATCTTCCCTGTTACCGCTGATGTTACATTACAAACGGTACCGGCTGGTTTACAACTTACGCTTAATGAGATCCCATTCACCACACCGGCTACACAGGAATCCTTATCGGGCATGGTACGGCCACTGGCAGCACCCAGTCCGCAAACACTCAACGGCACTACCTACATCTTTGATTATTGGGAACATGGCGGTGCACGGCAGCAGAACATTACGGTAACAGATGCAGATGTTACTTACACTGCGCATTTCAAAGTAGCACCTGCGCCGGTGAACCTTACACCATTACATGATGCGTATGTGCGGGATGGCAGCAATGCCGCCATTACACATGGCACTACGGATTCTACTTTGCTGATCACCAAACTATCACCTTCAGGCCAGCTCAACAACGCAAGAGAATCTTACCTGCAGTTTGATCTGTCTTCCATCAGCAGTCCGCTTGCTTCCGTAGTACTGAAAGTATATGGTAAAGTAGACCTTACTACCGTTCCATCTGTAGGTGTAGGCGCTTACTCCGTAGCTAATACTACCTGGACGGAGAACACGCTTACCTGGAACAACAAACCTGCTACCAGTGCCAGCCCGCTGGCTACTGTAACCGTCATCAACACAGCTTACGCGTATTATAATTTTGATGTTACTGCTTATGTACAGGCGGAAAAAGCAGCAGGCAGGAATAAAGTGTCCTTTGCCCTGAAGAGCCAGGTTGCGCATGATCCGCGCATCTTCTGGAACTCCAGTGAATTTGGCTCCAACCCGCCTTTACTGTCTGTGATCACAGATGCCGGTGGTAATATCAGTCCTGCTGTATCCCTGACTGCTCCAACAAACGGCGCATCCTTTACAGCACCTGCTAATATCACCCTCACCGCAACTGCCACAGATAGTGATGGCACTGTTACCAAAGTGGAATTCTTCAATGGCGCCAGCAAATTGGGAGAAGACCTGGATGCGCCGTATTCTTTTGCATGGAACAATGTACCTGCAGGTACTTACAGCCTTACTGCAAAAGCAACGGACAATGCAGGTGGCATCGGCACCTCCTCTCCGGCAGTTAATATCACGGTAACGGGTGCACCTTCCTGCGACCCTGTTACGGCCAGCGGAGATGATGGCAACGTAGCGGCCAATGTACTGGATAACAACCTGGCCACACGCTGGTCTGCCAATGGAGACGGGCAATGGATCGCTTTCTGCCTCGGCAGTGTGCAAACAGTGACCGGCGTACAGATAGCATTCTATAATGGTAATGTGCGTTCATCCAATTTCGACATACAGGTGAGCAGCAACGGTACCAGCTGGAACACCGTAGCAGCAGGCCTTTCCAGCAGCGGCACATCGCTGAACCTGGAAACCTTCACCATCCCTTCTCAAAGCACACAGTATGTGCGGATCCTTGGTCACGGCAACTCAGTGAATCTCTGGAACAGTTATACGGAAGTGAAGATCACTACCAGCACCGGTTCTACTGAAACCACCCTTGCACCCATACACGATGCTTACGCAAGGAATGGTACCTCTGCCACTATCACACATGGCACTACAGATCCCAATGCATTGGTAGTGAAACTCAATTCCAATCCTGCTGCCGGTAACGACCGTCAGGCCTTCCTGACCTTCAACACCAGCAGCATCACCAGCACTGTTACGAATGTGAAGATCAGGCTGTATGGCGGGCTCTCTGATAACAGAAGCAGCAATACACCATTGACCGCCAGTGCGGTAGCTACTACCAGCTGGACGGAGTCTGCACTCACCTGGAACAATAAACCTGCAATAGGTTCAACACTGGCCACTACCACCATCCCGGATTCCATCCCGAGATATTATACCTGGGATGTAACCAGTTATGTACTGGCAGAAAAAGCGGCGGGCAGGCATACGGTTTCCTTTGCTATTACAGCTACCACGGCCACTACGCCTATCCTTTCTTTTAACTCAAAAGAAGCAGGCAGTAATGCACCGCAACTGGTGGTAACACATAACACCAGCCTTGCGAAACAGGCAGTTACGGCTCCGGCAAAAAGCAATGTGGATCTTGAAACTGCATTGCAGGGATTACCAAATCCATTCGGTGATAACCTAACGGTGACCTACACACTAAAAACAGCAGGCCGCGTACAGTTGTCTTTAATTGACCTGAGCGGCAGACAGGCGGCGGTATTAACCGATGCAGTACAGGCTGCCGGCACACACCGTGTGAATCATAGAACAGGGCATCTCCCATCCGGTATGTATATTCTGAAACTGAGCCATCATGGCAAAGTGATCACGCAAAAACTGGTGAAGGAGTAA
- a CDS encoding AraC family transcriptional regulator, producing the protein MKSLIQKLPLPEQSSFVADRYITPYFETPWHYHPEYELVLIIHGKGRRFVGDHVSDYSEGELDLLGPSLPHWYRKDDGEKQGGSLVIHFREEFLGKDFLQIPEMQKILLLFEKSKMGLHFGAKTAVSVAGKMEALLSCTGIDRLLCLLTILKELSESTEYAMLSSPEVIGRSNRENDRLQKIFDYVLANFKQEIQLQEIARIAMMSPSSFSRYFKNRTRKNFSHFVNQIRVSHACRQLIKGNFSISYVCQESGFNNMTNFNKQFRKVVKLSPSQFRQKHRV; encoded by the coding sequence ATGAAGTCCCTCATCCAAAAACTGCCACTTCCTGAACAATCCTCTTTTGTAGCGGACCGTTACATCACGCCTTATTTTGAAACCCCATGGCATTATCACCCGGAGTATGAACTGGTACTGATCATCCATGGAAAGGGCAGGCGTTTTGTTGGCGATCATGTGTCCGACTACAGTGAAGGTGAACTGGACCTTCTGGGGCCGAGCCTGCCGCACTGGTACCGGAAAGATGATGGAGAAAAACAGGGTGGTTCGCTGGTGATCCACTTCAGGGAAGAATTTTTAGGGAAAGATTTTTTGCAGATCCCCGAGATGCAAAAGATCCTGTTACTGTTTGAGAAGTCTAAGATGGGTTTGCACTTCGGTGCGAAAACGGCGGTGAGTGTTGCCGGGAAGATGGAGGCCTTGCTTTCCTGTACGGGAATCGACAGGCTGCTATGTTTGCTTACTATTTTGAAGGAACTATCTGAGTCTACTGAATATGCCATGCTTTCAAGTCCTGAGGTGATCGGGAGGAGTAACAGGGAAAACGACCGGCTGCAAAAGATCTTCGACTATGTACTGGCCAATTTTAAACAGGAGATCCAGTTGCAGGAAATAGCGCGTATTGCCATGATGAGCCCTTCCAGCTTCAGCAGGTATTTTAAAAACAGAACCAGGAAAAACTTCTCGCACTTTGTAAATCAGATAAGGGTAAGCCATGCCTGCAGGCAGCTGATAAAGGGTAATTTCAGCATCAGTTATGTTTGCCAGGAAAGCGGCTTCAACAACATGACGAATTTCAATAAGCAATTCAGGAAAGTGGTGAAGCTTTCCCCTTCTCAATTCCGGCAAAAGCACAGGGTGTGA
- a CDS encoding phytanoyl-CoA dioxygenase family protein, translating into MDTLFTPEQIAQYHRDGYIIVKNLVSQPETALLYKTALEDDAMRKNALDLNDQSGKKTKLSLWFTPGNDVFGYLTRSEKLVGRAAQLMDSDSPVCHFHSKLMQKEPKVGGAWEWHQDYGYWYKNQFMFPDQLLSIMVALTIANKENGCLQVIKGSHKLGRVNHGFAGEQVGADMVMVNNALKTMELVYVELEPGDALFFHSNILHRSEANLSDHPRWSVISCYCSQSNLAYNETSTSWKEPVQVVPDEAILQWKAASLSEADFLKKENDPALKDTGWEK; encoded by the coding sequence ATGGACACATTATTCACTCCTGAACAAATAGCACAATACCACCGGGATGGGTATATCATCGTGAAAAACCTTGTTTCCCAACCTGAAACAGCGCTGCTATATAAAACGGCCCTGGAAGATGATGCCATGCGTAAAAACGCGCTGGACCTCAACGACCAGTCCGGCAAGAAAACAAAATTGTCCCTTTGGTTCACACCCGGCAATGATGTGTTCGGGTACTTAACCCGCAGTGAAAAACTGGTGGGCAGGGCCGCACAGCTAATGGACAGCGATTCCCCCGTTTGCCATTTTCATTCCAAGCTCATGCAAAAGGAACCTAAGGTAGGCGGCGCCTGGGAATGGCACCAGGATTATGGCTACTGGTACAAAAACCAGTTTATGTTCCCGGACCAGCTCTTGTCTATCATGGTAGCCTTAACAATCGCGAATAAAGAGAACGGTTGTTTGCAGGTGATCAAAGGATCCCATAAACTGGGCCGTGTGAACCATGGCTTTGCCGGTGAACAGGTGGGTGCGGATATGGTGATGGTCAACAACGCACTGAAAACAATGGAACTGGTGTATGTGGAACTGGAACCGGGCGATGCGCTCTTCTTTCACAGCAATATCCTGCACCGCTCCGAAGCCAACCTTTCTGATCATCCGCGCTGGTCAGTAATTTCCTGTTACTGTTCACAATCCAACCTTGCTTATAATGAAACATCCACATCGTGGAAAGAACCTGTACAAGTGGTGCCGGATGAAGCTATCCTGCAATGGAAAGCCGCTTCTTTGTCTGAAGCAGACTTCCTGAAAAAAGAGAATGACCCGGCTTTGAAAGACACGGGGTGGGAGAAATAA
- a CDS encoding PVC-type heme-binding CxxCH protein yields the protein MKIMYCILSAILLSSYACRQPTKEIVKSLDLYLPEDLEVTLWAESPLFYNPTNMDVDIKGRIWITEAVDYRNFRNDSTKHLHHAQGDRVMILEDRDGDGRADTSKVYVQDRDLIAPVGIAVIGNKVIVSCSPNLIVYTDENGDDQPDKKEIFLKGFGGLDHDHALHALFAGPDGNWYFNTGNAGPHVVTDKSGWTLRSGSIYTGGSPYNTKNNGNMKSDDSCVYVGGLALRIQPDGKGLKVLGHNFRNSYEVIPDSYGNLWQNDNDDEVIACRTTWLMEGGNAGYFSSDGTRTWQGDHRLGQEAFTAHWHQDDPGVMPAGDRSGSGAPTGIVVNESDALGKDYLGMLLSADAGRNVIFGYHPSLYASGYNLGKRQDLISSVLNADSNYVWHDSAHNNKKESWFRPSDVTIGTDGAIYIADWFDPVVGAHLMNDSVGYGRIYRIVPKNKKLTAPKIDINTTEGQIAALKSPAINVRNQGFVKLKAQGPAAVPHVQALLKDKNPFIRARAVWLLAQLNTKIVEALLKDPDVQLRATAYRALRQSGNDLLPYAKAMINDTSAFIKREVISSLRDSSYEKKKPLLLELIKQYDGEDRWYLEALGASLKGHESDIYPEIVKIFGEGKEPSAWNRKMVSLAWRLHPPEAINALTKRAGDTLLSIKDRQEAMTALGFMNTKPAAEAMLALSKGSTQEIAETATYWLAFRQSNDWVDLLDWKELDLNPYYERKLAKMKLKKQTIMDKRQPFDERKFRAQQMAMDTVGGQMLIGMAEAKTIPEDMLPVIEEKIFNNTDPTIRMQAGKYFKQPGSERAYSIPDMLQLKPDAANGKTVFTTRCGSCHKLGDKGNSIGPDLTGIGKKFDKTELLDAIVNPSAGIVFGYESWLVNTSEGETLFGFLLSENKRSIVIKDVSGQKHVVDKKKISSQKKQEKSLMPDPFSNNLTEKDISDVVGFLKSI from the coding sequence ATGAAGATCATGTATTGCATACTGTCTGCAATTTTACTCAGTTCCTATGCCTGCAGGCAACCTACAAAAGAAATCGTTAAAAGCCTCGACCTATACCTTCCCGAAGACCTGGAAGTAACCTTATGGGCGGAATCCCCGCTGTTCTATAATCCCACCAATATGGATGTGGATATCAAAGGCAGGATCTGGATCACAGAAGCTGTAGACTACCGCAACTTCAGAAATGATTCTACCAAACATCTGCATCATGCACAGGGAGACCGTGTGATGATCCTGGAAGACAGGGATGGCGATGGCCGTGCGGATACTTCCAAAGTTTATGTGCAGGACAGAGACCTGATTGCACCCGTGGGTATTGCCGTGATCGGGAATAAAGTAATAGTATCCTGCTCCCCCAATCTCATTGTATACACCGATGAAAACGGAGACGACCAACCGGATAAAAAAGAGATCTTCCTGAAAGGCTTCGGCGGCCTGGACCATGATCATGCGCTGCATGCACTCTTTGCAGGCCCGGATGGCAACTGGTATTTCAACACAGGTAATGCAGGGCCGCATGTGGTAACAGATAAAAGCGGATGGACTTTACGTTCCGGCAGTATCTATACCGGCGGCTCACCCTATAACACCAAGAACAATGGCAATATGAAAAGCGATGACAGCTGCGTGTATGTGGGCGGGCTCGCTTTACGCATTCAGCCGGATGGAAAGGGTTTAAAAGTATTGGGCCATAACTTCAGGAATTCCTACGAAGTGATCCCTGATTCATACGGTAACCTCTGGCAGAACGACAATGATGACGAAGTGATCGCCTGCAGGACCACCTGGCTGATGGAAGGCGGTAACGCGGGTTATTTCAGTTCAGACGGAACCCGCACCTGGCAGGGAGATCACCGCCTGGGACAGGAAGCGTTCACCGCACACTGGCACCAGGACGATCCGGGTGTAATGCCGGCAGGCGACCGTTCCGGTTCAGGTGCACCCACAGGTATTGTTGTGAATGAAAGTGATGCTTTGGGCAAAGATTACTTAGGCATGCTGCTGAGCGCTGATGCCGGAAGGAATGTGATCTTCGGTTATCATCCTTCCCTGTATGCTTCCGGTTACAACCTGGGAAAAAGACAAGACCTCATCAGCTCTGTGTTGAATGCTGACAGCAATTACGTGTGGCATGACTCTGCTCATAACAACAAAAAAGAAAGCTGGTTCCGGCCCAGTGATGTAACCATTGGTACAGATGGCGCCATCTATATTGCAGATTGGTTTGATCCTGTAGTGGGCGCCCATTTGATGAATGACAGTGTGGGATATGGAAGGATCTACCGGATAGTACCCAAAAACAAAAAACTCACTGCGCCCAAAATTGATATCAATACCACTGAAGGCCAGATAGCTGCTTTAAAAAGCCCGGCCATTAATGTGCGCAACCAGGGATTTGTAAAACTGAAAGCGCAGGGGCCAGCAGCTGTTCCGCATGTGCAGGCATTGTTGAAGGACAAAAATCCCTTTATCAGGGCAAGAGCGGTATGGTTGCTGGCGCAGCTGAACACAAAAATAGTGGAAGCTTTGTTGAAAGATCCAGATGTTCAACTGAGAGCTACTGCTTACCGCGCGCTTCGCCAGAGCGGCAATGACCTGCTGCCCTACGCAAAAGCAATGATCAACGATACTTCCGCATTCATAAAAAGAGAAGTGATCAGCTCCCTGCGGGATTCCTCCTACGAAAAAAAGAAACCGCTGCTGCTGGAACTGATCAAACAATACGATGGTGAGGACCGCTGGTACCTGGAGGCCCTGGGCGCCAGTTTAAAAGGCCATGAATCAGATATATACCCGGAGATTGTAAAGATATTCGGAGAAGGAAAAGAACCTTCCGCCTGGAACCGTAAAATGGTCTCCCTTGCATGGCGCTTGCATCCACCGGAAGCAATTAATGCTTTAACAAAACGGGCAGGTGATACACTCTTGTCTATAAAAGACAGGCAGGAAGCCATGACCGCGCTTGGCTTTATGAATACGAAACCTGCAGCGGAGGCTATGCTGGCACTGTCAAAAGGGAGTACACAGGAGATTGCAGAAACCGCAACTTACTGGCTGGCTTTCCGGCAAAGCAATGATTGGGTAGACCTGCTTGACTGGAAGGAGCTGGACCTGAACCCATACTATGAGCGCAAGCTGGCAAAGATGAAATTGAAAAAACAAACGATCATGGACAAACGCCAGCCCTTTGATGAAAGAAAATTCCGCGCACAGCAAATGGCCATGGATACGGTGGGAGGCCAGATGCTGATAGGCATGGCGGAAGCAAAGACCATTCCTGAAGACATGTTGCCTGTTATAGAAGAAAAGATCTTTAACAATACTGACCCCACCATCCGGATGCAGGCGGGCAAATACTTCAAACAACCCGGCTCAGAAAGGGCTTACTCCATACCGGATATGCTGCAACTGAAGCCGGATGCTGCAAACGGCAAAACCGTGTTTACAACCCGCTGCGGCAGTTGTCATAAACTCGGCGATAAGGGCAATAGCATCGGCCCTGATCTGACAGGTATCGGAAAGAAATTCGATAAAACCGAACTGCTGGATGCGATCGTGAATCCAAGCGCCGGTATCGTGTTCGGCTATGAGTCCTGGCTGGTAAACACCAGTGAAGGTGAAACGCTGTTCGGCTTCCTGCTCTCGGAAAACAAGCGGTCCATTGTTATCAAAGACGTGAGCGGTCAAAAACATGTAGTGGACAAAAAGAAAATAAGCTCGCAGAAAAAGCAGGAAAAAAGCCTGATGCCCGATCCCTTCAGTAACAATCTTACTGAAAAAGATATCAGCGATGTAGTGGGATTTTTAAAGAGCATATAG
- a CDS encoding DUF5009 domain-containing protein produces the protein MTVTQRIAAIDITRALTMFLMIFVNDLWSLHDIPKWLEHTAAKDDGMGLADTVFPAFLFIVGMSIPYAISNRIKKGDTLWQLIRHVVERSIALLVMGLFFVNGENLNAAATGMPRGVWNIICCICFIFIWNQYPAKFPKTAQNVIKGVGIVTLLMMAWICRGGEGDEVQRFATYWWGILGLIGWAYLVSAMVYVLGKGNFIVNAVAWLLCLGYSMAVHGDVAPGIFGYIADGAMPALVLGGVLVSQIFRHYSTAGKWQSVIAVLSALAVVLLTAGFLTRPIWGISKIMATPSWVLICSAITIGVFIFTYWLADLQQKASWFKGIKAAGTDTLLCYLIPYFVYALLSLAHLSFPDMISGGAIGIVKSLVFSFLMIQIAGWISKGGIRLKL, from the coding sequence ATGACCGTAACACAACGCATTGCCGCTATCGACATAACCCGCGCACTGACTATGTTCCTGATGATATTCGTGAATGACCTCTGGTCCCTGCACGATATTCCCAAATGGCTGGAACATACTGCTGCAAAGGACGACGGGATGGGGCTTGCGGACACGGTGTTCCCTGCATTCCTTTTTATTGTGGGCATGAGCATCCCTTACGCGATCAGCAACCGCATCAAAAAAGGCGATACTTTATGGCAACTGATACGCCATGTGGTAGAACGCTCCATAGCACTGCTGGTAATGGGCCTTTTCTTTGTGAACGGAGAAAACCTGAATGCAGCCGCTACCGGTATGCCACGCGGCGTATGGAACATCATCTGCTGCATCTGTTTCATTTTCATCTGGAACCAATATCCCGCAAAGTTTCCTAAAACAGCACAGAACGTGATCAAAGGTGTGGGTATAGTTACCCTGCTGATGATGGCCTGGATCTGCAGAGGCGGAGAAGGAGATGAGGTACAACGTTTTGCTACCTACTGGTGGGGGATCCTGGGATTGATCGGTTGGGCCTACCTGGTAAGTGCCATGGTATATGTATTGGGGAAAGGCAATTTTATAGTGAATGCAGTAGCCTGGTTGCTGTGTTTAGGATATAGCATGGCGGTACATGGGGATGTGGCACCGGGGATCTTCGGATATATTGCAGACGGCGCTATGCCCGCACTGGTGCTGGGTGGTGTACTTGTTTCCCAGATCTTCCGTCACTACAGCACTGCCGGCAAATGGCAATCCGTAATAGCTGTACTCAGTGCCTTAGCCGTAGTATTACTCACTGCAGGATTTTTAACACGGCCCATATGGGGTATCTCCAAGATCATGGCAACACCCAGCTGGGTACTGATCTGCAGCGCTATCACCATCGGCGTGTTCATCTTCACCTACTGGCTGGCAGACCTGCAGCAGAAAGCATCCTGGTTTAAGGGCATCAAAGCAGCGGGTACTGATACCTTACTCTGTTATCTTATCCCCTATTTCGTATATGCGCTCCTTTCCCTCGCACATCTCAGTTTCCCTGACATGATCTCCGGCGGTGCCATCGGCATCGTAAAATCACTCGTATTCTCTTTCCTGATGATCCAGATTGCCGGATGGATCAGTAAAGGAGGAATCCGATTGAAACTGTAA
- a CDS encoding aldose 1-epimerase family protein, whose protein sequence is MLEIANEYLQVKISPAGAELQSIIRKDNQLEYLWSGDPAFWGKKSPVLFPIVGGLKENTYQYKEQHYQLGRHGFAREMEFAVTEHTATSITFNIQDNDLTLLKYPFPFSLNIRYSVKDATLTVGYEVQNMGDETMYFSIGAHPAFKVPLVNGTAFEDYSLHFSDPETAPLWLLSSAGIVNNQPSPYLDHTTELPLRKSLFYNDALVFKHLASTAISIRSDKTPHGLTVHFPGFPYMGIWNARDADFVCIEPWYGIADHENATGKLEEKEGMMALSPEQIFSSQWSAVFF, encoded by the coding sequence ATGTTGGAAATAGCAAACGAATACCTGCAGGTAAAGATCAGCCCGGCAGGCGCAGAACTGCAAAGCATTATCCGGAAGGACAATCAACTGGAATACCTCTGGAGCGGTGATCCCGCATTCTGGGGAAAGAAGAGTCCCGTGCTCTTCCCCATTGTTGGCGGATTAAAAGAAAACACTTACCAGTACAAAGAACAGCATTACCAGTTGGGAAGGCATGGCTTTGCACGGGAAATGGAATTTGCTGTTACGGAACATACCGCAACAAGCATTACTTTCAATATACAGGACAATGACCTTACCCTGCTGAAATATCCTTTTCCTTTCAGCCTCAACATCCGTTACAGCGTTAAGGATGCTACCCTGACGGTTGGATATGAAGTGCAGAATATGGGCGATGAAACAATGTACTTTTCCATCGGTGCACATCCTGCATTTAAAGTGCCCCTGGTGAATGGTACTGCTTTTGAAGATTACAGCCTGCATTTCAGCGATCCGGAAACAGCACCGCTGTGGCTGTTATCTTCTGCCGGTATTGTCAACAACCAGCCCAGCCCTTACCTCGATCATACAACGGAGCTGCCTCTACGCAAATCCCTGTTCTACAACGATGCACTGGTGTTCAAACACCTGGCTTCCACTGCTATCTCCATCAGGAGCGATAAAACACCGCATGGCTTAACCGTACATTTCCCCGGTTTCCCTTATATGGGTATCTGGAATGCAAGGGATGCAGACTTTGTTTGCATTGAACCCTGGTACGGTATTGCTGATCATGAAAATGCAACGGGTAAGCTGGAGGAGAAAGAAGGTATGATGGCCCTTTCACCTGAGCAGATCTTTTCTTCACAATGGTCTGCCGTGTTCTTCTAA